The following is a genomic window from Crocosphaera sp. UHCC 0190.
AAACGGTGAAAAAATACATAACGGAACAATCAGGAGGACGGAATTAATCGATGCTTCGCAGTTTATTTACTGGTCGCCATTCATCCCCACCCTATAGAGGGATGGGGAATTCTGGCGACATTAAGTTAAAAAAGGCTCACTTATAATAATATGGCGATCACCATCAAAACGAAGCCATCCTTGACGTTGAAAGTCTCCTAATAAACGAGTCACCGTGACCCGCGTTGTTCCAATAGCACTAGCCAAATTTTGATGGGTAAGACGCACCCCAAAACGGGTTCCTTCCTTAACAGGTTCCCCTAATTCTTGTTTGAGCAAATATAATAATTGTTGCAAACGATCTTCCACCCGTTTTAATCCTGCAATAGCAAGCAGGGCCTCAGTTTGTCGCATCCGACGCACTAATTGAGTCAGGGCCATTTGACTTAATTGAGAAGAAGTCTGGATTTCATCAACAGGATACCACTTCAAATATACTTCAGACAACGCTTTCGCCTGATAAGATTCCATGTGGGTTAACCATGACCCAAATAAGGTCGAAGGTTGAGCCCATCCCAATAAGATTTCTTCCCCTTGGGGAGATAATTGACTGAGTTGAACAATTCCCCGATAAACCTGCCAAATCCCATCACTCACAAGGGGGATATTTTCGCTACGATCATAAAAGTGCAGTCGCCCTCCCTCTGTGACTTCATGGGGGGACAGAGGTTGAGTGGGATTATAAGCTAACAGCATCTCTATTTTAGTCTTCCCGCCGTCAAACGACAATACTTTGTCTATAATTCTATGAGATAAAAGTAAAAATTAGGTAATCAATAGATTAAGTTTTTGCTATTGCAGAATCTTCAGTTTTCCCAGAGTCAACACCTTCATTAACTAAAGCTTCAATTGCTAAGGGATGAGTCGGCAAATTAACCGTTAAGATTTCTGCACCCATTTCTGTCACTAAAATATCATCTTCAATGCGAACCCCCTTCACATCAGAAAACTGGGCTAATTTGTCCCAATTGATATCTATATCATAAGTTTCTTTGAATTGAGGATTATTTAAAATAGCAGGAACTTGATAAAATCCTGGTTCAATTGTCACTACCATCCCAGCTTTAAGGGGACGATCTAATCTAAGATATCCTAACCCAAATCTTTGACTTCTGCTTCTTCCTAATTCATAGCCCGCTAAGTCTCCTAAATCTTCCATGTCATGCACATCTAAGCCTAATAAATGACCGATTCCGTGGGGAAAAAAGAGGGCATGGGCATCTTTTTCTACCAAGGTTTCAGGGTTGCCTCGCAAAATCCCTAAATTGACTAATCCTTCTGCAATAATTTTGGCAGCTAATAAGTGGATTTCTCGATATTCTTGGCCTGGTTTAATCTGTTCAATACAAGCATCATGAGCCGCTAAAACTAGATCATAAATATCCCGTTGCGTCGGGGAAAATTGACCATTGACTGGCCAAGTTCTCGTAATATCTGATGCCCATCCTAAAGAGGTTTCTGCTCCAACATCAGCTAATAATAGATCACCGGATTGTAAATGATGATGGTAATGTTCATTATGTAAAACTTCCCCATGAACTGTAACAATACTATTGTAAGCACAAGTCATATTTTGTCCCATAATATACCCCTCCATTGCCCCTCTAATTTCGGCTTCTGTTTGGGCATTTTTTGAAACTTTCATGCCAATTTTATGAGATGTTATGGCAACCGATGCCGCTTTTTTGATTTCTGTTAAGGCATTTTTATCATGGCTAAGTCGTAGGGTAACAATGGCTTTTACTAGGTCAAGATCAAGGGCTGTTAGGGGATTTTTAGCAGAAAAAGAACGGTTAAGAATTTCCCATTGTTGTTGATAGGTTGTAACATCTTGGACGGGAATTGTTAGGGCATCTGTGGTATGATTGCCCAATTCTGTGAGAGGATAGGCTTGATTTGCCCCAATTTGCGCCGCTATATCTTCTCTGGTGGGCATTTCTCCATGCCAGAGGGTACTATCAGGAGATGGGTTATCCATGAATAGGGATAAGTTGCCATTCTCAACAATAATTGCCGCATTTTCCAGATTTAATCCCGTAAAATAGAGGAAATGACTACTAGCGCGAAAGGGGTAACGGTTAGCCCGAAAATTACGAGATAGTGCTTTTCCTGACCAGAAAATAGCAGGTTTATCAATTAACTGGGCTAATTTTTGTCGGCGTTGTTGCAAGGTATATATTAAAAAGTCATTCATACTTATTACTTTCCTAAACATTTCCTGATTGAAAAAGTCGGCCAATAATTTCCTCAATAGGAGGATCGGTTATATTAAGATCAATAACCTGTAATTGTGCTAAAATTTGGGCGATAGTTGCTGTTAGCTTTTCTTGTTGGACAAGGAAGCGAACCTCTTGACCTTGTATGCTTTCAATTTCTCCATAAATGGCTAATTTTTCTGAAGAAACTGTCTCAGCTAATTCCAGTTTTACCTCTCGATAGGGAGCAAATTTTTCGACTAATTTCTCTAGACTTCCATCATAGATCAATTGGCCCTCATGAATCAATAAAACCCGTTTACATAAAGCAGTAATATCAGCCATATAATGACTGGTTAATAGAATGGTAGCTTGATAGCGTTGATTATATTCTCTTAAAAAATCTCTGACAGCAGCTTGAGCATTTACATCTAATCCTAAAGTGGGTTCATCTAAGAATAAAACTTGGGGATGATGTAATAAAGCTGCTAATAATTCTGCTTTCATTCTTTGACCTAAAGAAAGCTTACGAACTGGTTGAGTTAATTGTTCTTCAATGGATAGCATTTCTGCGAGTTCTTTCAGTCTTTTCTGAAAAATTTGTTCAGGAATTTGATAAACTGCTGCATTAATTCTCAGAGAATCTAAAGCTGGTAAATCCCACAATAATTGTTGTTTTTGTCCCATAACTAAACTCATTTTTGTGAGAAATTGGGGTTGACGGCGAAAGGGAACATAGCCCACAATTTTTATCTCTCCCGTTGAGGGATGAATAAGTCCTGTTAACATTTTTAATGTGGTGGTTTTTCCTGCGCCATTTGCCCCCAAAAATCCCACAATTTCCCCTGAATCAATTGTAAAAGAAACATTTTTAACTGCTTGTATTTCTCGATAAGTACGGTTAAAAAAATGATTTAATGTTCCTTTAATTCCTGGTTTCTTGACGGCGACTTTATAAACTTTGCTAAGATTTTTAACAACGATGGTAGACATAATTTAGATAAGAATAATAGATAATATTGAAACTTGTTTGCTGCTCATATTTTAAGCTCGATTTAAGGTATAAAATAGCAATTCATAAAAAACTAATTCATAATCTAAATAGTTGATCTGTTTTCCTTGCCAAGATAATATTTTTTTCGTATAAGTATCAGGTGTTTTAGAAATAACAACAGGTGCATCTTTTAATTGATCGCCAGAAAATCGATAGACTCCTAATATTTCATCAACAGGAAATACCCAACGATTCCCTTGAATTTCTAAAACAACCATACGTTGATAAATAACAGGAATTATCTCATGATTTTGATAATTTGATATTTGTGATGATTTATTTTCTGGCCTAAAATCTATGGCGGATAAACCTAAAAGATTTCGCAGTAAAATACACATTAAAATCTCGCCCCGAATATTAACAATTCCAGCAAAAACGTGATTACTGCGATGGGGTAAAGTATGAACCGGAAAAACATGAGTGATTTCCTTAACTACCCAGACAGGCAAGGCTAACCATTCTTGAGCAACCCTAAAAATAATTAAGCCAAGAGACTCATTTGTTAAAGCTTCTTGCTTGTTTAAAGCCTTTTTTGAGGCTACTTCTTGCCAATCTTGGGCTAATAAATCTGTCCATTCTTCAACATATCCTTCAGGAGACTGTCGTTGTAATAAATTGCGTCCTGCTGCCCCATAAATGGCACAATTACGACAGTGGATAACGGTTTTTAATTCAGGGCAAGAACTATCACCATAAACCCCAATTTTATTCCAGCATTGGTTAATAGAAGTATTCATTATCTTTAACGGTTAGGTGCAACATATTCATGATTAATAAACCAATTAACGGCATCTTGGAGAGCAGTTTTAATCGGAGAAGGAGACAACCCTAATTCATTAATTGCCTTAGAAGCATCATAATACATTGGTTGTTTAGACATCTTCACACCATCGATAGGAATTGAGGGTTTTTTCCCCAAGGGAGAGAGTAAATATTCTTCTATCCAAGCGACAGTTAAGGGTAGCCAGAGGGGTAAGGTTTGTTGGGGTGCGTCTAGTCGTGTTAAGGTTGATAATTCATCTAATAGGGCTTTTAAAGTTAGGTTTTGGTTGCCTAAAATATAACGTTCCCCCGTCTTCCCTTTTTCTAATGCTAACAGATGACCCCGCGCTACGTCTCGCACGTCAATTAAATTTAAGCCTGTGTTAACATAAGCAGGCATTTGACGGCGTAAAAACCGTAAAATAATCTCTCCTGTGGGGGTGGGTTTAATATCATAAGGGCCAACAGGAGTGCTAGGATTAACAATAACAATATCTTGACCTTTTTTAACAGCTTGGTGGGCTTCTTGTTCCGCCCAATATTTAGATTTTTTGTAATGCCCGACTAATTTTTCTACAGGACTTTGATGGGTTTCGTTAACAATTTCCCCAGGGTTTCCCACCCCAATAGCAGCAACGGAACTGGTGTAAACAATGCGTTCAATTCCTGCTTGTTTTGCGGCGGCTAAAATAGAACGAGTTCCTAACACATTACTTTGATATAATTGGTCTTTATCGGCTTGATATAAGGAATAATGGGCTGCTACATGAAAGAGTACCTGACAGCCTTTTATTTTATTAGATAAATTGGGATCATTGAGGTCACTTTTAATGATTTCAACATCAAGATTTTTCAGGTTATCTAAGGAACTTTGGGGACGCACTAAAGCACGAACTTGATAGCCTTCCTCCAATAAAAGTCTAACCAAGTTGGCCCCAATAAATCCCGTTCCTCCCGTAACAAATGCTTTGATACTCATAAATTATCCTCACCATTATTATTTATCTATTTTAATTCATAAAGTCAGTAGGGTGGGCAATGCCCACCTTACTTGTTCTCTTTTTGTCATAGATAAACAACTTCTGATAGAATTCTTTGTCCTTTTAATCTATTTTTAGTGAAAATATGAACTTTGATGCTTAATTGTTCAGTTAAGAAATTTTCTAATTCAACTAAATCGAGTAAACTAGGGGCATCAATATAATCAATTAAAATGTTTGAGTTTTGTTCCTTATTGTCATTTTGACTAGAAAGTATTCCAAAAATTCCTAATTGGTTAATTTTGTATTTTTTGAGAAGCATGGGTTTATAGGCTTCAAGTTTTTGTTTTAAGTTTTCTAACATGAGCATAATTTTTGATTGACTTAATGATTGCCCTTTGAACCATTCTAACTTAAAATTTAGAATAACACTTAAAATAAAGATTATTCCATGCCCATCTACATTATTCGTCCTAAAGCAAACATAGTCACCCAATCCTTAGGCTTAATCTCTCGTAAATTAACCAGTGAAAGTCGTCAAAAAAAACCAAGATGTTGAAGCTATTTATCAAGAAGATTCCGGGTATCAAACCTTAATTAAATGATCAAAAATATTAGAGAAAAAGAAAATTTACAAATTCTCAAGAGTTCTGAAAATCCTGGGGTTACAGGAACAGAACTCATAGAAATTTCGAAAGGAAAAGCAGCAGCAACCCAAACACAATTACCTGATTTTTTTATCTTAAAAGATCAACCCATTGACCTCATTAAACCTGAGAAAGTTACAGCAAGTTTTAAAACTGAAAATGACTTAACAGATGATGATTTATGGCACTTAAAAAAGATTAAGCATTTTACTAAATTTATCTATCCGTCGTAACCCACCATTAATCAGTATTTATTATCTAATTTAATGTGGGCAATGCCCACCCTACCATGTAAGATATTTATATTATGAACCTTACACCCGAACAAGAAGCAAAAATTGATCCTCTTTTAAAAGAAATCTTACCTCATGCAGACAAGGATGAAATCTTACAAGTCGTAGTGGTATTAGGAGAAGATCAGTCAACTTCATCAACTACTGAAACCTTAAAACCCTCTGCATTTCAGTCTCGTCTAGAATATCGTCAGGCATTAATTGAACAACGAAAACAACAACTCGAAACGGGATTAGAAAAATGGTCATCAGAAAAACGATTAGAACGTGACCCAATCTATCAAAATTTTACAACAAAATTAGAGATAATGCTGCTCTCAGAAGTTGCTTATGATGGTTTTATTGTTGATAAACTCTTTTTTGAGACGCAAGAATTAGTAGACAAAATAAAAACATTTTTAGCTAGAAATTTGAACGCACCCCAAGACTTAGACGGACAAGCGGTACTTAATGCTATTGCTATTCAACAGGGAATTTTAGTGGAAAGATTAGACAATATTTATTCTTTCTCCCATTTAACCCTACTCAATTACTTTTGTTTATGGAAAATAAAGCTTTATCCTATATCAAATCTTTCCCTAATAATCATCGTTTTATTAAGTTACTATATTTTTATATTTATAACCTCATGTTACAGTGTAAAGATAGGGCTATATTAGTAACAGATGAAACTTGGAAAGAAATAGAAGAAAGAATGTATCGAGTTCCTTCAAGTTTGTAGTAAGCTTTTTAAAGGTGCTTTTTAGGGCGAAAGCCCTTACTACGAACTAAGATAAAAAATGAACCTCAAACCTGTTAACAACCTCTGGCAAAAATTAAAACGCGATCGCCTAGCCATTTTTGGCATTATCACCCTCATAATAATAATTCTCGCCATCCTTATTGGCCCCTTGATTTATCAAACCCCCATTGATAAAATTGACTTTACCCAGTCCAGTAACCCCCCCAATTTAACCCATATATTCGGCACAAACTCCCTCGGACAAGATATCTTAGCGAGGGTATTATTTGGGGGTAGAATTTCCTTAACTGTCGGCATTTCTGCCATGTTAGTCGCCATTTTTCTCGGCACAACCATCGGGGCGATCGCCGGATTTTATGGCGGCATAATTGACAACTCATTAATGCGTGTAACTGATCTATTTTTAGCCCTACCCCAATTACCCCTATTATTATTAATTGTCTATCTATTTCGAGAACCCATAAAAACCATTGCCGGCCCAGAATTAGGTATATTTATCTTAGTTGTCATTGTCATTGGAGGACTTAACTGGATGTCCGTCGCGCGACTGGTTAGAGGTAGCGTATTAAGATTAAGAGAAATGGAATTTGTTGACGCAGCAACCACCTTAGGAGCAACCCCTAATCGTATCATTCGCGTGCATATTTTACCCAATGTTTTAAGTATTATTATTGTTGCCGCTACCTTAGGAGTAGGCAATAGTATTATTACCGAGTCTACCCTAAGTTTTTTAGGGTTAGGATTTCCCCCTGACGTACCAACTTGGGGACAAATGTTATTTCAAGCCAAAGATTATCTAACAACAGCCCCCCACATGGCATTTTTTCCTGGTTTAGCCATCTTTCTCACGGTTTTAAGTATCAACTATATTGGAGATGGTTTACGGGATGCTTTTGACCCCAAAACACGCCGCTAAGACCCCTTTTCAAAAGGGAAAATTTAGCAGGAAGAAGTAAAAAATCAAAAATTTATTCTCTGTTTCCTGTTTTTGGCACAGAACACTATAATTTGTAACTAACGTAGGGGCATAATAGATTATGACTCTAATCTTAGACATTCTCTTTAGTAAACTTATTATCAATGACTGTACTCTCAAAAACTGTCCCATTTGTTGATTTAACGATCCAACATCAACCCCTACAAACCGCCATAGAAAAAGCCATGGAAACCGTTGTCAAACGCGGAGATTTCGTCTTAGGACAAGCTTTAAGGGAATTTGAAAGGGAATTTGCTCAAGCTTGTGGGGTTAATTATGGGGTTGGGGTGGCCTCCGGTACAGATGCGATCGCCCTAGGATTACAAGCCTGTGGTATTAATGAAGGAGATGAGGTGATTGTCCCCGCTAATACTTTTATCGCCACAGTGATCGGAGTGATCAAATCCGGTGCAACCCCTATATTAGTGGATTGTGACCCAGAAACCGCCCTAATTGACTTAAATGCCGCGGCCAAAGCTATCACCCCCCAAACCAAAGCTATTGTCCCCGTCCATTTATACGGGCAAATGGTATCCCCTAGCCAATTATTAGACTTTGCCCAAGCTTATAATTTAATTATCTTTGAAGATGCGGCCCAGGCTCATTTAGCCCAACGAGAAGGCTATACCGCAGGATCTATTGGCAAAGCAGCGGCCTTTAGTTTCTATCCTAGTAAAAATTTAGGGGCTTTTGGTAATGGGGGGATGTTAATTACCTCTGATGAAGAAGTTGCCCAAAATGTTCGTACTTTGCGAAATTATGGCGCACCCAGTAAGTATTATCATACTCAGATTGGCAGCAATAGCCGTTTAGATACCTTACAGGCGGCTATTTTACAAGTTAAATTACCTCATCTTTCTCAATGGAATCAATTGCGAAATCAAGCGGCCAAAAAATATGATCAGGGTTTACAATTATTAGCAGACAAAGGAATTATTCCTATTCAAAATGTCAGCGATCGCGGTCATGTTTATCACCTTTATGTGATCCGTGTTCATGATACTTGTACTTTGAATCGGGAAAAGCTGCAAGACTATCTCTTAGAAAGAGGTATTCAAACAGGGATTCACTATCCGATTCCTTGTCATTTACAACCGGGTTATAAAGAGTTAGGCTATCAATTGGGGGATTTTCCCCATGCAGAAAACCTTTGTAATCAAATTTTATCCTTACCCATGTATCCTGGAATAAGTTCAGAACATACTGATTGGGTGATTGAACAACTTTCCTTACGAATAAGTTGATGTACATTATTAATTTTTTGTTCCCTTTTCTTAATCAATAAATCATCCTAGCTATAGGTTCTTTAAAATGCAAATAACCCAAAAGATCCCTCCCTTTCTTGAACGAAACCTAGGCAATACCTTAATTATTGCTTTCCTGGCCATTCTCTATACTCCAATTCTTTTACATTGGTATGATGGTTGGTTAAATAAGAGTATTAATATTGAACACGAATACTTTAGCCATGCTCTGATTGGTTTCCCCTATGCTGCTTATCTGATCTTTGGTAAAAATCGTCACCAATGGCAAAGATTACCGAATAAAAATCATCCTCTGGGTGGTTTTTTCCTGGCTTTAGGAATCGCATTTTATTTAACAGGTTCGGCTGAATTAGTTGCTATATCATTCCCCATTATTATTACAGGAGTTATGCTATGGTTGAAAGGAATACCCGGCTTAAAACTTAATGGGTTTCCTTTGCTATTAATCTTACTCGCAACCCCTAATTCAATCCCCTACCTTTTAACGCCTTATACCTTACCCTTACAAAAATTCATTGCGGCCATGGCGGGGTTTCTTTTACAACAATTAAGAGTTAATAGTCAAGTCGATGGAATTTATCTCTATGTCAATAACATTCCTGTGGAAGTTGCCCCCTATTGTGCCGGATTAAAAATGTTATTTACCAGTTTATATGTTAGTTTATTACTATTACATTGGACAGGTAAAATAAGTGATCGTGGTCGAGTTGTTACCCTTCTAAGTGGTGCATTAATCATTAGCATCATTGCCAACATTATCCGTAATACAACACTAGCAGTATTTCATGGTAATGGTCAACAGAAAGCCTTTGAAATTCTTCATGATGGATGGGGAGGTGATATCTATTCAACAGGAATGCTAATCGTAATTATTGGACTGAATTGGTCTCTGGATCGTTTTGAAGAAAGCTCGATGATAATCTCTGATGAAAAGGATGATAACTTTAATGAATAGTTTTATGTCGAAAATAATCCCATCAGTGGGTATGTTAAAATTTAAAAAGGGTATTTTTCTTTCTCAAATTGTCATCTTATGTCTTCTAAGTTTGGCAATTATTTTTGTCGCCCTTCCCAGTTATTTTACAGGAAAATGGTCTTGGTCTGATTTACCTCCTGTCCCAGAAATTGACCAAATGAGAAAGATTCCTAAAGCCCCATTAAATTTTCCTGGATGGCAAACAATTACCCAAAAAGAAATTCGTATCAGTAAAGATCGTTGGTCATTTCAAGTTATCGAAAAACCAGGACAAGAGCCTATTACTGTCGCCATGATGCCTCAAAATTACTACAAAAATCATCCTCAAGTAGAATGGGTAGATTTACAAGGGGTAGAAAAATGGAAACCTGACAATTATAAAACCCTGAAATTTTCTTCAGATACTGATCCCAAAAATTCAGTAACTGCCCGTTGGTTTCAAGCTTGGAATAATAACACCTATGGTGTTCTTCAATGGTATGCTTGGCCCGGTGGGGGACATTATGCGCCTTCTCAATGGTTTTGGGCTGATCAAAAAGCCCAATTACATCGTAAAAGAGTACCTTGGATTGTGGTTTCTATTGAAATTCCCATGGAACCATTAGGAGAATTAAAAGATATTGAACCTTTAGCAAAATCCCTTGGTCAAACAGTACAAACAACTCTAGAAAAAGATATTTTTGATGTCAAGAAAAATTAATGTTTAAAGGGAATAAAAATAAAAAAATATGTTGTAATAATAATCTTTTCTCAGCTAGAGAATCTTGATATCCGTAGGGGTCAACGGCCGTTGACCCCTACCCTTTGGTTTATAAGGCACTTGCTTTCATTAAAGCAGCTAATTTGTCTTTTTCATCTTCACTTAACTCTCCAGGATGTCCTTTGACTTCCTTATACACCTTAATATATTCAGTAGTAGCTTTGTACCAACTAAAATCATGATTCATGCACCGCTGTTGTAGTTTAGCCCAATCAGCTTTAAACCGAAAACCTTCCCAAGCTCGAATCATACAGGTTAAGAAGTCTAAGGGTTCATAGCGATCAAAACAATAACCTGTTCCTGTCTCATTAATAGGATCATAGAAACCCACCGTATCAACTAAACCCCCAGTCCTTCGTACAATGGGTACACAACCATAGCGCATGGCCAACAATTGACTAATACCACAGGGTTCAAAACGAGAAGGCATTAAAAAGACATCTGATCCCGCATAAATACGACGGGAAAGGGCATCATTATAGAGAAGTTGCACTGACATCCGACCCCGAAAACGGGAGGCCAACTGCCATAATTGACTTTCATAATAGCGATCGCCGCTACCTAAAATAATTAATTGAGCATCAGTATAGGCCATAAACCGATCTAAAACTTGCAGCATTAAATCAATGCCCTTTTGTTCGACTAAACGAGTCACCATTCCCATTAATAGGGCATTCTTATTAACTTCTAGCCCCGTTTCTTCCTGAAGACCAATTTTATTGGCCGCCCGTTTTTCTAAAGTATCAGGGCTAAAAGGCTGATAAATAAATTTGTCATGAGCAGGATCATAAAGTTCCATCTCAATGCCGTTGAGAATGCCCACTAAATTCTCATGAACATAAGATAGTAACCCTTCTAACTTCTCACCATAGACAGGGGTTTGAATTTGTTGGGCATAAGTTGGGGAAACCGTCGTTACTCGTCCTGCAAATTGAATTCCCGCAGCCATCGCGTTATCCCCTTCCATATACCAGGGACACCAAGTCGTTTGTTCCAAAAAGCCCCGACCCGGCCCTTGATAGGCTAAATTATGAATAGTGAAAACGGTTGTAATATCAGGGGATTGGTGCATCCAGACGGGGATCATAGCGGTATGCCAGTCATGACAGTGGATAATGTCAGGTTTCCAGTAATTCCAGGCAAATTCAGCCGCCCCATTGGCAAAGAAAGTAAACCGCCAAAATTCATCTTCGCCGCCATAAATACGACGGGGTAAAAACACAGGATGTCCTAATAGGTAGAGAGGAACATTACTATCAGGGAGGGTGGTTTCATAAATGGCAAATTCCTGAAACATAGCATTTCCTCGCCAAATCGGTTCCTTGGGAATCTCGATTTTATCGGCAAGAAAACCGTAATAGGGCATCAGAATCCGCACATCATACCCTAATTGATGTAATACTTTGGGTAAAGCCCCGATTACATCCCCCATTCCGCCCGCTTTAGCTAAGGGGGCGACTTCTGCCCCAACAAATAAAATTCGCATGGTTGCTAATGGTTCCCTCTCTTGGCACTCTTAGGATTATAGGAGACTATCTACCCCTTTTATCGTAGTTAATATTTTGAGGGAGGCTAAAATTATGACTAATTCATCTGCACTAATTGGCATTATCATGGGCAGTGACTCAGACTTGCCCACGATGAAAGCAGCGATCGCCGTTTGTCAAGACTTTGATATCCCTTGGGAAGTGGCTATTGTCTCGGCTCATCGTACCCCTGAACAAATGGTAAACTATGGCCAAACCGCCCATGAACGAGGGCTAAAAGTCATTATCGCAGGGGCAGGAGGAGCCGCCCATCTACCAGGTATGGTAGCATCTTTGACCCCTCTCCCTGTTATTGGTGTCCCTGTCCCCACTCGTCACTTACAAGGGGTAGACTCCCTCTATTCTATTGTTCAGATGCCCAGAGGCATTCCTGTGGCTACTGTGGCCATTGGTAACGCTCAAAATGCCGGATTACTCGCTATCCAAATTTTAGCGTCCCATAATCCTGTTTTACTGGCTAAAGTGCAACAATATCGTCAAAACCTCAAACAGATGGTCTTAGATAAGCAAACCACCCTGGCACAATTAGGGTATGAAGCTTATTTAAAACAGATGAGTGGGTAATGGCGGGAGGCGGATTTGAACCGTCAGTTATCTCTAAAAGCCTGTCCCAGCCTTACTTAGTATTTACTCAATTAACCATCGGTGATCCAGGGTGCAGGAGTTGAACCTGCCTAGCACGAATTATGAGTTCGTTGCCTAAACCGCTCGGCCAACCCTGGTAATGCTCTCCCCTGAGAGCCATTTCTCATTATAGCCCTTAGAGCATCAATCGTTGCGCGACATATTGCCTAATTACCTTATAATCAAGAGAAATTTTATTCATTTAATGATCACAATGACCATTAACTCAACCATTAAACTAACAGTATTACTATTATTGGTGATGTCAGGGGCAGGAACCGCCAGTGCTTATTTTGCTTATCATGCTGGCCATGCAGCCCTGAGAGGAGTCAGTCAACCCGATATTAATCCGACCAAAAAGCTGACTGATGCGCCCAAAACCTCCACGGAACCGACGGAATTCAAACCTGTTGATGAAAAGACAATTTTAGTTAAAGTTTACGATCACGTCCATAATAAAGAAAAGTCCCCTGCTCAGG
Proteins encoded in this region:
- the hpnA gene encoding hopanoid-associated sugar epimerase; protein product: MSIKAFVTGGTGFIGANLVRLLLEEGYQVRALVRPQSSLDNLKNLDVEIIKSDLNDPNLSNKIKGCQVLFHVAAHYSLYQADKDQLYQSNVLGTRSILAAAKQAGIERIVYTSSVAAIGVGNPGEIVNETHQSPVEKLVGHYKKSKYWAEQEAHQAVKKGQDIVIVNPSTPVGPYDIKPTPTGEIILRFLRRQMPAYVNTGLNLIDVRDVARGHLLALEKGKTGERYILGNQNLTLKALLDELSTLTRLDAPQQTLPLWLPLTVAWIEEYLLSPLGKKPSIPIDGVKMSKQPMYYDASKAINELGLSPSPIKTALQDAVNWFINHEYVAPNR
- a CDS encoding DNA polymerase beta; translation: MLMLENLKQKLEAYKPMLLKKYKINQLGIFGILSSQNDNKEQNSNILIDYIDAPSLLDLVELENFLTEQLSIKVHIFTKNRLKGQRILSEVVYL
- a CDS encoding Crp/Fnr family transcriptional regulator, producing the protein MLLAYNPTQPLSPHEVTEGGRLHFYDRSENIPLVSDGIWQVYRGIVQLSQLSPQGEEILLGWAQPSTLFGSWLTHMESYQAKALSEVYLKWYPVDEIQTSSQLSQMALTQLVRRMRQTEALLAIAGLKRVEDRLQQLLYLLKQELGEPVKEGTRFGVRLTHQNLASAIGTTRVTVTRLLGDFQRQGWLRFDGDRHIIISEPFLT
- a CDS encoding chemotaxis protein CheW translates to MNTSINQCWNKIGVYGDSSCPELKTVIHCRNCAIYGAAGRNLLQRQSPEGYVEEWTDLLAQDWQEVASKKALNKQEALTNESLGLIIFRVAQEWLALPVWVVKEITHVFPVHTLPHRSNHVFAGIVNIRGEILMCILLRNLLGLSAIDFRPENKSSQISNYQNHEIIPVIYQRMVVLEIQGNRWVFPVDEILGVYRFSGDQLKDAPVVISKTPDTYTKKILSWQGKQINYLDYELVFYELLFYTLNRA
- a CDS encoding ABC transporter permease yields the protein MNLKPVNNLWQKLKRDRLAIFGIITLIIIILAILIGPLIYQTPIDKIDFTQSSNPPNLTHIFGTNSLGQDILARVLFGGRISLTVGISAMLVAIFLGTTIGAIAGFYGGIIDNSLMRVTDLFLALPQLPLLLLIVYLFREPIKTIAGPELGIFILVVIVIGGLNWMSVARLVRGSVLRLREMEFVDAATTLGATPNRIIRVHILPNVLSIIIVAATLGVGNSIITESTLSFLGLGFPPDVPTWGQMLFQAKDYLTTAPHMAFFPGLAIFLTVLSINYIGDGLRDAFDPKTRR
- a CDS encoding ATP-binding cassette domain-containing protein, which encodes MSTIVVKNLSKVYKVAVKKPGIKGTLNHFFNRTYREIQAVKNVSFTIDSGEIVGFLGANGAGKTTTLKMLTGLIHPSTGEIKIVGYVPFRRQPQFLTKMSLVMGQKQQLLWDLPALDSLRINAAVYQIPEQIFQKRLKELAEMLSIEEQLTQPVRKLSLGQRMKAELLAALLHHPQVLFLDEPTLGLDVNAQAAVRDFLREYNQRYQATILLTSHYMADITALCKRVLLIHEGQLIYDGSLEKLVEKFAPYREVKLELAETVSSEKLAIYGEIESIQGQEVRFLVQQEKLTATIAQILAQLQVIDLNITDPPIEEIIGRLFQSGNV
- a CDS encoding aminopeptidase P family protein, which codes for MNDFLIYTLQQRRQKLAQLIDKPAIFWSGKALSRNFRANRYPFRASSHFLYFTGLNLENAAIIVENGNLSLFMDNPSPDSTLWHGEMPTREDIAAQIGANQAYPLTELGNHTTDALTIPVQDVTTYQQQWEILNRSFSAKNPLTALDLDLVKAIVTLRLSHDKNALTEIKKAASVAITSHKIGMKVSKNAQTEAEIRGAMEGYIMGQNMTCAYNSIVTVHGEVLHNEHYHHHLQSGDLLLADVGAETSLGWASDITRTWPVNGQFSPTQRDIYDLVLAAHDACIEQIKPGQEYREIHLLAAKIIAEGLVNLGILRGNPETLVEKDAHALFFPHGIGHLLGLDVHDMEDLGDLAGYELGRSRSQRFGLGYLRLDRPLKAGMVVTIEPGFYQVPAILNNPQFKETYDIDINWDKLAQFSDVKGVRIEDDILVTEMGAEILTVNLPTHPLAIEALVNEGVDSGKTEDSAIAKT